The following proteins are encoded in a genomic region of Enoplosus armatus isolate fEnoArm2 chromosome 11, fEnoArm2.hap1, whole genome shotgun sequence:
- the adat3 gene encoding probable inactive tRNA-specific adenosine deaminase-like protein 3, with translation MSKEENTETMEPQTKRWKGSVCDTDSWVAYPVLSDEQSQDVELIEAFAAPIVDKKETSRLVRELHGLYPMNGLQHIKRVRAVKEKGSPHPLEVLVCLVCDAPDVKVVGIDTLLPSDGRIRCDGLGEPFVVKVPARPPLTRPQFELASKHWPTSFHEDKQVTVALRGELFSPPQKARMHMYMMSALTAAKAGNESGMEAAGAVVVDPALERIVAVGHDCRGDHPLHHAVMVCIDLVARSQGGGCYSFDGYPACRVTSPTSDTFQKVPGAEASSQPYICTGYDLYVTREPCVMCAMALVHSRIGRVFYGTASADGALGTKYKIHSQKDLNHRFEVYKGVLGKQCEDLHGSDDHTKGLQDSR, from the exons ATGTCGAAAGAG GAGAACACTGAAACAATGGAGCCACAGACGAAACGCTGGAAAGGGTCTGTGTGCGACACTGACTCCTGGGTGGCTTATCCTGTACTGTCAGATGAGCAGTCACAAGACGTGGAGCTGATAGAGGCGTTTGCTGCACCCATTGTTGACAAGAAAGAGACATCTCGACTTGTCCGGGAGCTGCACGGCCTCTACCCGATGAATGGCCTTCAGCACATCAAGAGGGTGCGGGCGGTCAAGGAGAAGGGCAGCCCTCACCCTCTGGAAGTCCTCGTGTGCCTCGTCTGTGACGCACCAGACGTGAAGGTGGTCGGCATCGACACTCTGCTCCCCTCAGATGGACGGATCAGATGTGACGGATTAGGCGAGCCTTTTGTGGTTAAGGTCCCTGCACGTCCCCCCTTGACCCGACCCCAGTTTGAGCTGGCGAGCAAACACTGGCCCACCTCCTTTCATGAGGACAAACAGGTGACCGTCGCCCTGAGAGGAGAGCTCTTCAGCCCGCCTCAGAAAGCCAGGATGCACATGTACATGATGTCTGCTTTGACCGCTGCCAAAGCGGGGAACGAGTCGGGAATGGAGGCGGCGGGGGCTGTGGTGGTCGACCCAGCATTGGAGAGAATCGTTGCAGTGGGCCACGACTGCAGAGGTGACCACCCCCTTCATCATGCAGTCATGGTCTGCATTGACCTCGTGGCTCGGAGCCAGGGCGGTGGATGTTATTCATTTGACGGATACCCTGCTTGCCGAGTTACTTCACCAACCTCAGACACCTTCCAAAAGGTTCCTGGTGCAGAGGCGAGCTCCCAGCCGTACATATGTACTGGGTACGACCTCTATGTGACCAGAGAACCTTGTGTTATGTGTGCCATGGCGCTGGTACACTCCCGGATCGGTCGTGTTTTCTATGGGACCGCCTCTGCTGACGGGGCCTTAGGGACCAAATATAAAATCCATTCGCAGAAAGATTTGAACCATCGCTTTGAGGTTTACAAAGGAGTCTTGGGTAAGCAGTGTGAGGATCTCCACGGTTCGGACGACCACACCAAAGGTTTACAGGACAGTAGATAA
- the osgepl1 gene encoding tRNA N6-adenosine threonylcarbamoyltransferase, mitochondrial isoform X1, which produces MLLPCSSPFFLFCEFKSQWEPRLLQSRHAFWCSPSFGKAPCSRLVLGIETSCDDTGAAVLDETGEILGESLHSQKDVHLRTGGIIPTVAQQLHRENIERVVQEALERSNVDPSQLSAVATTVKPGLGLSLGIGLQFSQRFVRQHNKPFIPIHHMEAHALTVRMLQPVAFPFLVLLVSGGHSLLAVARGVDDFLLLGHTLDEAPGDTLDKVARRLSLIKHPQCSTLSGGQAIELLAKCGDRTRFPFRTPMGQTYDCCFSFAGLRNQVTMTITKKEAEEGIEQGTLLSCVNDIAAATQHTVACHLAKRTHRAILFCKANSLLPSSSPTLVLSGGVASNQYIRKALSIIAETTGLRLLCPPAKFCTDNGVMIAWNGVERLREGKGILPPTVDVYYEPKAPLGVDMTAEVKAAAIRLPSVRMKIPN; this is translated from the exons ATGCTGTTGCCATGTTCGTCCccgtttttcttattttgtgagTTTAAAAGTCAGTGGGAACCGAG GCTGCTACAGTCGAGACACGCATTTTGGTGCTCTCCTTCGTTTGGAAAGGCGCCTTGCTCCAGACTGGTGTTGGGCATTGAGACCAGCTGTGATGACACTGGAGCTGCGGTGCTGGACGAGACAGGTGAAATACTGGGAGAGTCTCTACATTCACAGAAAGACGTGCATCTTAG GACTGGTGGCATCATCCCCACTGTGGCACAACAGCTCCACAGAGAAAACATAGAGCGTGTGGTCCAGGAGGCTTTGGAGAGGAGCAACGTGGACCCAAGCCAGCTCTCAGCTGTGGCCACCACTGTGAAGCCGGGTCTGGGCCTGAGCTTGGGAATCGGTcttcagttcagtcagaggTTTGTGAGGCAGCACAACAAGCCCTTCATCCCCATCCACCACATGGAAGCCCACGCCCTGACTGTCCGGATGCTTCAGCCTGTTGCCTTCCCCTTCCTGGTCCTCCTCGTCTCTGGTGGTCACTCACTTCTCGCTGTGGCTCGAGGAGTTGACGACTTTCTGCTTTTGGGTCACACTCTGGACGAAGCTCCAGGGGATACGCTGGATAAA GTGGCAAGACGCTTGTCCCTCATAAAGCACCCGCAGTGCTCCACGCTAAGTGGAGGGCAAGCTATAGAGCTCCTAGCAAAGTGTGGGGACAGGACGAGGTTCCCCTTCAGAACACCTATGGGACAAACGTAtgactgctgcttttctttcgCTGGGCTACGGAATCAAGTTACAATGACGATAAcgaaaaaagaggcagaggaag GTATAGAACAGGGGACACTGTTGTCATGTGTGAATGACATTGCAGCTgccacacagcacacagttgCCTGTCATCTCGCAAAGCGCACGCATCGTGCCATCTTGTTCTGTAAGGCAAACAGCCTGCTGCCATCAAGCAGTCCCACCTTG GTGCTGTCCGGAGGAGTTGCAAGCAATCAGTACATCCGCAAGGCTTTGAGCATTATCGCTGAGACGACAGGACTACGCCTGCTCTGTCCTCCGGCCAAGTTCTGCACTGACAACGGAGTGATGATTGCATG GAACGGTGTTGAGCGCCTGAGAGAAGGGAAAGGGATACTGCCTCCAACTGTGGACGTCTACTATGAGCCAAA GGCCCCGCTGGGCGTTGACATGACAGCAGAGGTGAAGGCAGCAGCGATCAGGTTGCCGTCAGTCAGGATGAAGATCCCCAACTGA
- the ormdl1 gene encoding ORM1-like protein 1 → MNVGVAHSEVNPNTRVMNSRGIWLTYALGVGILHIVLLSIPFFSVPVVWTLTNVIHNFGMYVFMHAVKGTPFETPDQGKARLLTHWEQLDYGVQFTSSRKFFTISPIILYFLASFYTKYDTTHFVINTASLLSVLIPKLPQLHGVRLFGINKY, encoded by the exons ATGAATGTGGGTGTGGCACACAGTGAGGTGAACCCAAATACTCGGGTCATGAACAGTCGGGGGATCTGGCTGACCTATGCGCTTGGTGTTGGAATACTTCACATTGTGCTCTTGAGCATACCCTTCTTCAGCGTGCCAGTGGTGTGGACTCTAACTAATGTCATACACAACTTT GGAATGTATGTCTTTATGCACGCAGTGAAAGGCACACCCTTTGAGACCCCTGACCAAGGAAAAGCCAGACTTCTTACACACTGGGAACAGCTGGACTATGGCGTGCAGTTCACTTCATCTAGAAAGTTCTTCACCATCTCCCCTATCATTCT ATACTTCCTGGCAAGTTTCTACACAAAGTACGACACAACGCACTTCGTCATAAACACTGCGTCACTTTTGAGCGTCCTGATCCCCAAGCTGCCACAGCTACACGGAGTGAGACTTTTCGGCATCAACAAGTATTAA
- the fkbp7 gene encoding peptidyl-prolyl cis-trans isomerase FKBP7 has translation MSEPIVKEAGFVRTRKQKSLTVLAQGIKLPGALQRLSTSSGVFKRHFQKLPRVHSGMMWRLVSCTLCLFVSSQLTLWSVGATADELDGEVKIEVLFKPETCTPRSKRGDLVNAHYDGYLAKDGSQFYCSRSDKAGHPQWFVLGVGQVIKGLDIGMEDMCPGEKRKITVPSALAFGEHGKGPVPPNATVVFEVEVYSVSRGPRSMEAFKHMDIDKDRSLTKAEVKEYLKLEYEKGGKPRDDPFYEKIMADIFSKTDQDRDGLITAKEYNIYEHDEL, from the exons ATGAGTGAACCTATAGTGAAGGAGGCGGGATTTGTCCGCACCAGGAAGCAGAAGTCCCTGACAGTCCTTGCTCAGGGTATCAAACTCCCTGGTGCTCTGCAGAGGCTCTCCACGTCCTCCGGTGTGTTCAAACGTCACTTTCAGAAGTTGCCACGAGTGCACAGCGGCATGATGTGGAGGCTAGTAAGCTGCACACTGTGCCTCTTTGTCTCCTCGCAGCTCACTTTGTGGTCCGTTGGGGCGACAGCGGACGAGCTGGACGGCGAGGTCAAGATTGAAGTTTTGTTCAAGCCCGAGACGTGCACTCCGAGGAGCAAAAGGGGAGATCTGGTGAACGCACATTACGATGGGTACCTCGCCAAAGATGGTTCTCAGTTCTACTGCAG tcGATCAGACAAAGCTGGGCACCCTCAGTGGTTTGTGCTGGGCGTCGGACAAGTCATCAAGGGCCTTGATATAGGGATGGAAGATATGTGTCCTGGGGAGAAACGAAAAATCACTGTTCCATCTGCCCTGGCCTTTGGAGAACACGGCAAAG GTCCGGTGCCGCCCAATGCCACGGTGGTCTTTGAGGTGGAGGTCTACTCTGTGTCCAGGGGACCGCGCAGCATGGAGGCCTTCAAACACATGGACATTGATAAAGACAGAAGTCTCACAAAGGCTGAG gTAAAGGAATACTTGAAACTGGAGTATGAAAAAGGCGGGAAGCCACGTGACGACCCTTTCTACGAGAAGATCATGGCTGATATATTCAGCAAGACTGACCAGGACAGAGACGGACTGATCACTGCGAAGGAGTATAATATTTATGAGCACGACGAGCTCTAG
- the alkbh6 gene encoding alpha-ketoglutarate-dependent dioxygenase alkB homolog 6 — protein MEHPGCILEELKQFVVNGAPPTVYYIPDFISEDEELYLQEQVYKSPKTKWTQLSGRRLQNWGGLPHPKGMLAEKMPDWLQTYCEKISSLGAFSGKTANHVLVNEYKQGEGIMPHEDGPLYHPTVTTISLGSHTLLDFYSPISSLEDDAPQTEENRFLLSLLVKPRSLLILQDEMYQRLLHGIQPCAQDALTDKVVNLSAAGALPGETLTRGTRVSLTIRHVPKVMKTKLILGRK, from the coding sequence ATGGAACACCCAGGTTGTATTTTGGAGGAACTGAAGCAGTTTGTCGTAAATGGCGCCCCACCAACAGTGTATTACATCCCAGATTTCATATCGGAAGATGAGGAGCTCTACCTTCAAGAGCAGGTGTATAAGTCTCCAAAAACGAAATGGACTCAGCTGTCAGGCAGAAGGCTTCAGAACTGGGGAGGGTTACCGCACCCCAAAGGCATGCTGGCAGAGAAGATGCCTGACTGGCTCCAGACGTACTGTGAGAAAATTTCCTCTCTGGGTGCATTCAGTGGGAAAACAGCCAATCATGTGTTGGTGAACGAGTATAAACAAGGAGAAGGGATTATGCCTCATGAAGACGGCCCTCTATACCACCCTACTGTCACCACCATCAGCCTGGGCTCTCACACCCTCCTCGACTTCTACTCGCCCATCAGCAGCCTGGAGGACGATGCACCGCAGACGGAGGAGAACCGCTTCCTCTTATCCCTGCTGGTGAAGCCGCGCAGTCTTCTGATCCTGCAGGATGAAATGTACCAGCGTCTCCTTCACGGCATCCAGCCCTGCGCCCAGGACGCGCTGACGGACAAAGTGGTGAACCTGTCTGCTGCCGGGGCCCTGCCAGGGGAGACACTGACCCGGGGCACCAGGGTGTCGCTGACCATAAGACATGTACCCAAAGTTATGAAGACAAAGCTCATACTGGGGAGGAAATGA
- the osgepl1 gene encoding tRNA N6-adenosine threonylcarbamoyltransferase, mitochondrial isoform X2, with protein MTMFPTKIKVLHRLLQSRHAFWCSPSFGKAPCSRLVLGIETSCDDTGAAVLDETGEILGESLHSQKDVHLRTGGIIPTVAQQLHRENIERVVQEALERSNVDPSQLSAVATTVKPGLGLSLGIGLQFSQRFVRQHNKPFIPIHHMEAHALTVRMLQPVAFPFLVLLVSGGHSLLAVARGVDDFLLLGHTLDEAPGDTLDKVARRLSLIKHPQCSTLSGGQAIELLAKCGDRTRFPFRTPMGQTYDCCFSFAGLRNQVTMTITKKEAEEGIEQGTLLSCVNDIAAATQHTVACHLAKRTHRAILFCKANSLLPSSSPTLVLSGGVASNQYIRKALSIIAETTGLRLLCPPAKFCTDNGVMIAWNGVERLREGKGILPPTVDVYYEPKAPLGVDMTAEVKAAAIRLPSVRMKIPN; from the exons ATGACCATGTTCCCTACAAAGATAAAAGTTCTGCACAGGCTGCTACAGTCGAGACACGCATTTTGGTGCTCTCCTTCGTTTGGAAAGGCGCCTTGCTCCAGACTGGTGTTGGGCATTGAGACCAGCTGTGATGACACTGGAGCTGCGGTGCTGGACGAGACAGGTGAAATACTGGGAGAGTCTCTACATTCACAGAAAGACGTGCATCTTAG GACTGGTGGCATCATCCCCACTGTGGCACAACAGCTCCACAGAGAAAACATAGAGCGTGTGGTCCAGGAGGCTTTGGAGAGGAGCAACGTGGACCCAAGCCAGCTCTCAGCTGTGGCCACCACTGTGAAGCCGGGTCTGGGCCTGAGCTTGGGAATCGGTcttcagttcagtcagaggTTTGTGAGGCAGCACAACAAGCCCTTCATCCCCATCCACCACATGGAAGCCCACGCCCTGACTGTCCGGATGCTTCAGCCTGTTGCCTTCCCCTTCCTGGTCCTCCTCGTCTCTGGTGGTCACTCACTTCTCGCTGTGGCTCGAGGAGTTGACGACTTTCTGCTTTTGGGTCACACTCTGGACGAAGCTCCAGGGGATACGCTGGATAAA GTGGCAAGACGCTTGTCCCTCATAAAGCACCCGCAGTGCTCCACGCTAAGTGGAGGGCAAGCTATAGAGCTCCTAGCAAAGTGTGGGGACAGGACGAGGTTCCCCTTCAGAACACCTATGGGACAAACGTAtgactgctgcttttctttcgCTGGGCTACGGAATCAAGTTACAATGACGATAAcgaaaaaagaggcagaggaag GTATAGAACAGGGGACACTGTTGTCATGTGTGAATGACATTGCAGCTgccacacagcacacagttgCCTGTCATCTCGCAAAGCGCACGCATCGTGCCATCTTGTTCTGTAAGGCAAACAGCCTGCTGCCATCAAGCAGTCCCACCTTG GTGCTGTCCGGAGGAGTTGCAAGCAATCAGTACATCCGCAAGGCTTTGAGCATTATCGCTGAGACGACAGGACTACGCCTGCTCTGTCCTCCGGCCAAGTTCTGCACTGACAACGGAGTGATGATTGCATG GAACGGTGTTGAGCGCCTGAGAGAAGGGAAAGGGATACTGCCTCCAACTGTGGACGTCTACTATGAGCCAAA GGCCCCGCTGGGCGTTGACATGACAGCAGAGGTGAAGGCAGCAGCGATCAGGTTGCCGTCAGTCAGGATGAAGATCCCCAACTGA